One window of the Triticum dicoccoides isolate Atlit2015 ecotype Zavitan chromosome 3B, WEW_v2.0, whole genome shotgun sequence genome contains the following:
- the LOC119276341 gene encoding glycerol-3-phosphate acyltransferase 1-like, which produces MVFHAILPKIAVHWLINLYRAARKLRSNVFQYCRNSTTTTKPSTQAMSSSERTMPSAADRTVLCDFHSGLLRSTGIFPYFMLVAFEGGSLLRALVLLGFFPLVWILGERSDASVRVMTFVTFVGLRSRDADLVARVVLPKFYMERLHAHVYDHLWMPAKRKVALTTTPRVMAEWFLKEYMAANVVVGCELQMVEVGRVWYFTGVLCGTGPAPGLRQKTLREAFEADGNMADVGVVGGSNPLDHLCTPYCKELYVVSWESAKTARLPRERYPKPLIFHDGRLAFLPTAPAMLAFFLFLPLGFILSVIRISIGIVLPYNISFAASALAGLCFRTSGRRVPEAGAKRRGVLFVCTHRTLVDPIMLTAALQKPVPAVTYSLSRLSEIIAPIKTVRLTRDRDHDAAMMSRLLEKGDLAVCPEGTTCREPYLLRFSPLFAELADDMEPVALDAQVTSLYGTTASGHKWLDPLAFFANPVPAYRVEFLGPVPRDQTRAGGRTSAEVANWVQRRLGEALGFECTGLSRRDKYIMLAGNDGVVRK; this is translated from the exons ATGGTCTTCCACGCCATTCTCCCCAAGATAGCCGTCCACTGGCTCATCAACTTGTACCGCGCGGCCAGGAAGCTCCGCAGCAATGTCTTTCAGTACTGTCGTAACTCCACCACGACCACCAAGCCATCCACTCAAGCCATGTCCAGCTCCGAGCGCAccatgccgtccgctgctgataggACGGTGTTGTGCGACTTCCATAGCGGGCTTCTGAGGTCCACCGGCATCTTCCCCTACTTCATGCTCGTCGCCTTTGAGGGCGGCAGCCTGCTCCGGGCGCTGGTGCTGCTCGGCTTCTTCCCCCTTGTATGGATACTCGGCGAGCGCTCCGACGCCAGCGTCCGGGTCATGACGTTCGTCACCTTCGTCGGACTCAGGTCACGGGACGCGGACCTTGTGGCCCGCGTCGTCCTGCCAAAGTTCTATATGGAGAGGCTCCACGCGCATGTGTACGACCACCTGTGGATGCCGGCGAAGAGGAAGGTGGCGTTGACAACCACGCCGAGGGTAATGGCGGAGTGGTTCCTTAAAGAGTACATGGCCGCCAACGTGGTTGTCGGGTGCGAACTCCAGATGGTTGAGGTAGGGCGTGTGTGGTACTTCACCGGGGTGCTGTGCGGGACAGGGCCAGCCCCGGGCTTGAGGCAGAAGACGCTGAGGGAGGCGTTCGAAGCGGACGGCAACATGGCCGATGTTGGCGTCGTCGGGGGCTCCAACCCACTCGACCACCTCTGCACCCCCTACTGCAAG GAGCTTTATGTGGTCAGTTGGGAGAGTGCCAAGACTGCCCGTCTGCCGCGAGAGAGGTACCCGAAGCCGCTCATCTTCCACGACGGACGTCTCGCCTTTCTGCCCACCGCCCCCGCCATGCTCGCCTTCTTCCTGTTTTTGCCGCTCGGTTTTATACTCTCCGTCATCCGCATCTCCATTGGCATCGTCCTGCCATACAACATCAGCTTTGCAGCCAGCGCGTTGGCTGGACTCTGCTTCCGCACCTCCGGCCGCCGCGTCCCGGAGGCCGGCGCTAAGCGCAGGGGCGTCCTGTTCGTGTGCACGCACCGGACGCTGGTGGACCCGATCATGCTAACCGCCGCGCTGCAGAAGCCCGTGCCAGCCGTGACGTACAGCCTCAGCCGGCTCTCCGAGATCATCGCGCCCATCAAGACAGTGCGGCTGACGCGTGACCGTGACCACGACGCCGCCATGATGTCGCGGCTGCTGGAGAAGGGAGACCTCGCGGTCTGCCCCGAGGGCACCACCTGCCGCGAGCCCTACCTGCTACGGTTCAGCCCGCTGTTCGCCGAGCTGGCCGACGACATGGAGCCCGTGGCGCTGGACGCGCAGGTGACGTCGCTGTATGGCACGACGGCGAGCGGCCACAAGTGGCTCGACCCCTTGGCGTTCTTCGCCAACCCTGTGCCTGCGTACCGGGTGGAGTTCCTGGGCCCCGTGCCACGGGATCAGACGCGCGCAGGGGGGAGGACCAGCGCCGAGGTAGCCAACTGGGTTCAGCGGCGGCTCGGCGAGGCGCTTGGGTTCGAATGCACCGGCCTTAGTCGCCGTGACAAGTACATCATGCTCGCCGGGAACGACGGTGTGGTCCGCAAGTAG